CAGCCAACTTTTATTGCCTGCACGTACAAGGTGAGGTGGATCGAATACCACTGCATAAAATGAATTGTCTGGAAATGGCATATCACGAAAATCCATTTCAATATCAGGTGCAATTTCTAATGAGCGACCATCACACAAGATATGGCTTTCTTTCCTGATATCACCAAACACAACATCAGTATTCTTCCGATCAAAGTGAAACATTCGAGATCCACAGCAGGGGTCAAGTATTTTTGCGTTCACTGCAACTCCTCTACTTCGATTGGATTGCTTGCAGGTACAGCCCAGTGTGTAATTAACTCTTGAATAAATGCCGTACCATCTTCCGCGGAAGAAAACCCATATCCAATTTCAAAATCAGCACAGAATTGCTCACCTTGGGCAAAAATTAGATAGCGCCCATTAATACGTGGTGATTGAGTTTCGTACGCAAACCATTCCACCGTATTCGTTTTATCTGCTTGCCAAATTTCTGAAGCTAATTGAATGTATAAATTGCGATATTTACCGTTTCTCATTTCAAAAATAGAAGTCAAAGGGCAGTCGCTATTTTTTAGTGACTCAACCATTCCTTTATAAAAATTAGTCTTTGCAAACTCAGCTTCAAAAGCTTCATCACGTTGAGTGTCCATCACCAGCTCCCGATCTCAATCAGTATTGGTCCGTAAATCACCATTACTATTTCAGTAAGTAAAAGTCCTATTTCCATTACGCCACCTGCTTCTGGATTTGATGTTTACGGTTTTTGATTTTTGCCATCAATAGACATGACTCATTGCTTTCAGGCGTAGCCAACTTATGAAAACTTTGGTTATATCGAACCATCTCTGCCTTGTTCATTAAAAGCAAATTCTCTAAACGACAATCAGCTCTATCCATGTTCTTGAAGGCAAGGGTATGGCTGTCAGGTATAGGGCCGTTTACTTTCTCCCAAATAAATCTGTGCTTAAGGACAAAAACATTAGGCTCGGCAATCTTAATCAGAAGATAGCCATCTTTAGAGCATATTCGTTCGTACCCTATGGGTTTTTTATTCCAAGTAATCTGGCCTTTTTTAAAGTTTCCAGAGTTTGGTTTACAGACTCCTTTAGTGCCAGTATTCCAAGGTATTGATCCCTTCTGAAAGCAACCAGATTTACCTGTATTCCATTTTTTACGCGTGCACAGGGATTTAATATGATCAACTGCAAAAGAAGTTCCAAATTTACTATTCACTTTTTCAGTCAGCTCTTTTCTCCCTAAGATACAATTAGATTCTATAAACTCCAATTGTGCTTGGGTGTATATGATTGCAGCACCTTTTGACATATATCACCCAATTAAGCTTTGTGGAATTTCAACTGAATCAGCATTTTTAATGCCACGATATTCAGCCACTAATTTTGCGGCACTTAAACGCATATTGTTATTTTTAATGACTTGCTCACTAATTTTTTCGATAGCTACAGATTTTTGAATTTCAGCCTCTAATTCACCACCTTTCAAACCTGGATTACTGAGGCGCTCAAGTTGAGCAAACAAAACCATGTTTAGATCCATTGGGGTATTATTCATTTTAATTTCTCCAAGTCGCTTCTTTAAATTTTGCATCTATGATTAAGTGCTCAATTTCACCCACACCCACGTTATTGAATATATGCGTCATCTTTGCCCCGAACACTGTGAGTGTCCGGGTAGAGGAGGAGTATTTGAAATTCATAATGTCACCACCTGATTCTCAAGCTCAAAACGACGCTTCTTAACGCAATCCATTAATTTAGGTTGAATGTCAGGATGGCGAGAGCGAACTTCAGGAAGTAGTTCATTTAATTCATGTTCGGTTAATGCACTTTGAATGCGTACCATGAGTGATGGTGGTTGTGAAACCTCAACGGGATTGATCGCAGTAAGCTCAACTAGACGTTTATTAATTGCAGTCATAACTGGTTTACGTTGCTCTTCAGTCCATGATCTTGTGTAACGAATATGCGCATTAACTTCAGCGGGTGTGTTGGCCAAGGCAATATCATTTAGAATTTCACTCAAATGCTCTTGGTGTTTGATCGCTTGTTCAGCTGCAATTTCTTGATCCACTTCCAAAGCAAATGAATTTAAAGCTGGACCGTGAGTAGGTTCATTCATTATTGCTTCAGCCATTTCACGAGTCTCGGCTAAGAGCTCATGAGTTTCCTGTGCTGATGTTTTCCAAACCTTAGTTTCATCAGATGTCTTATTTTCAACATCATTTGAGGTGGTTTCTGCAGGTGCTTCAATAGATCCACCACTTATCGTGATTAGCGCTAAGGCATGAGTATTGGCATGCTCTTGCATTAGATGAACTTGGCCACGTTGCAAAAGCGCTAAATCAGAATCAGAGCTTTTCCATTTAAAGGATTTACTCAGCACTTCAGTTAAAATTGAAGGTACAAAGCATTGAGTACCTTTCGTGGGTGCTTCTTGAATGGGTTCTGGTACCTGCATTTCACCGATGGTGAAGAACTTAATTGCAATACGAAATTCGTATTCTGGATCAACGTAAACCGTTGCTGGAAAGTTACGGATGTCATTAAAGTCACCAGACTGCATATGACGGCATTCGATATTTTGGCCAGTGGTCAGTGCTGCAAAAGCTTCTTGTCCATTTAAAATATTCATTTCTTATTATCCTGATTAGTGGTGCACGGGTTGGTTTTGTTGAGACTGACTTTGTGTTGGCCAACCCATCTGATCTGCTCGAGCACGACACGCATTGGTAATACCTGCT
This genomic window from Acinetobacter sp. TGL-Y2 contains:
- a CDS encoding HNH endonuclease signature motif containing protein; its protein translation is MSKGAAIIYTQAQLEFIESNCILGRKELTEKVNSKFGTSFAVDHIKSLCTRKKWNTGKSGCFQKGSIPWNTGTKGVCKPNSGNFKKGQITWNKKPIGYERICSKDGYLLIKIAEPNVFVLKHRFIWEKVNGPIPDSHTLAFKNMDRADCRLENLLLMNKAEMVRYNQSFHKLATPESNESCLLMAKIKNRKHQIQKQVA
- a CDS encoding class I SAM-dependent methyltransferase; the protein is MNAKILDPCCGSRMFHFDRKNTDVVFGDIRKESHILCDGRSLEIAPDIEMDFRDMPFPDNSFYAVVFDPPHLVRAGNKSWLALKYGKLNQDWREDLAKGFSECFRVLKPNGILIFKWNETQIKVSEILALTDQKPFIGHSSGKRANTHWITFMKLEGL